From Novosphingobium sp. MMS21-SN21R, the proteins below share one genomic window:
- the adh gene encoding aldehyde dehydrogenase, translating into MLEQAMGKFAGSSLIRDRYENYIGGKWVAPVQGQYFDNVSPVTGQVVCQVARGTAGDIELALDAAHGAKDDWAKASTTERANVLLKVADRMEENLDLIAMVETIDNGKPIRETTAADIPLAIDHFRYFASCLRAQEGSISEIDHDTIAYHFHEPLGVVGQIIPWNFPILMAAWKLAPAIAAGNCVVLKPAEQTPMSILVLMEVIGDLLPPGVLNVVNGFGIEAGKPLASNKRIAKIAFTGETTTGRLIMQYASENLIPCTLELGGKSPNIFFADVMDADDDFLDKALEGFTMFALNQGEVCTCPSRALVHESIYDRFIEKAIARVEAIKLGSPLDASTMIGAQASNDQMEKILSYIQIGRDEGAKVLTGGERAMHEGELSSGYYVQPTVLEGHNKMRVFQEEIFGPVLAVTKFSTDEEALEIANDTLYGLGAGVWTRDGTRAYRIGRGIQAGRVWTNCYHAYPAHAAFGGYKQSGIGRENHKMMLDHYQQTKNLLVSYSPKKLGFF; encoded by the coding sequence ATGTTGGAACAGGCCATGGGCAAATTTGCCGGCAGCTCGCTCATTCGTGACCGTTATGAAAACTACATCGGCGGCAAGTGGGTCGCGCCGGTGCAGGGGCAGTATTTCGACAACGTCTCGCCGGTGACCGGCCAGGTGGTGTGCCAGGTGGCGCGCGGGACGGCGGGCGACATCGAACTGGCGCTCGACGCGGCGCATGGCGCCAAGGACGACTGGGCGAAGGCGTCCACCACCGAGCGCGCGAACGTGCTGCTGAAAGTGGCCGACCGCATGGAGGAAAACCTCGACCTGATCGCGATGGTCGAGACGATCGACAACGGCAAGCCGATCCGCGAGACGACCGCCGCCGACATTCCGCTGGCGATCGACCATTTCCGCTATTTCGCCTCGTGCCTGCGCGCGCAGGAAGGCTCGATTTCCGAAATCGACCATGACACGATTGCCTATCACTTCCACGAACCGCTGGGCGTGGTCGGCCAGATCATCCCGTGGAACTTCCCGATCCTGATGGCAGCGTGGAAGCTGGCGCCTGCGATTGCGGCGGGCAACTGCGTGGTGCTCAAGCCTGCCGAGCAGACCCCGATGTCGATCCTCGTGCTTATGGAAGTGATCGGCGACCTGCTGCCGCCGGGCGTGCTCAATGTGGTGAACGGCTTCGGCATCGAGGCGGGCAAGCCGCTGGCCAGCAACAAGCGCATCGCCAAGATCGCGTTTACCGGCGAGACGACGACCGGCCGCCTGATCATGCAGTATGCGTCCGAGAACCTGATCCCGTGCACGCTGGAACTGGGCGGCAAGAGCCCGAACATCTTCTTTGCCGACGTGATGGATGCCGATGACGACTTCCTCGACAAGGCATTGGAAGGCTTCACCATGTTCGCGCTCAATCAGGGTGAGGTCTGCACCTGCCCGAGCCGCGCGCTGGTGCACGAATCGATCTATGACCGCTTTATCGAAAAGGCGATTGCCCGCGTCGAGGCGATCAAGCTGGGCAGCCCGCTCGATGCCTCGACGATGATCGGGGCGCAGGCATCGAACGACCAGATGGAGAAGATCCTCAGCTACATCCAGATCGGCCGTGACGAAGGCGCCAAGGTTCTGACCGGTGGCGAACGGGCGATGCACGAGGGCGAGCTTTCGAGCGGGTACTACGTGCAGCCGACCGTTCTGGAAGGCCACAACAAGATGCGCGTGTTTCAGGAGGAAATCTTTGGGCCGGTGTTGGCGGTGACCAAGTTCTCGACCGACGAAGAGGCGCTGGAGATTGCCAACGACACGCTTTACGGCCTTGGTGCCGGCGTGTGGACGCGCGATGGAACGCGCGCCTATCGCATCGGGCGCGGCATTCAGGCCGGGCGCGTGTGGACCAACTGCTACCACGCCTATCCCGCGCACGCGGCGTTCGGCGGCTACAAGCAATCGGGCATCGGGCGCGAGAACCACAAGATGATGCTGGACCACTACCAGCAGACCAAGAACCTGCTGGTCAGCTACAGTCCGAAGAAGCTCGGCTTCTTCTGA
- a CDS encoding alpha/beta fold hydrolase, with the protein MSETDQLTTEAIAERVRRDVDRALKRNIKGLDFLTAPRAEVGAMAKDLIHREGTALLYRYRPVVDEIYRLPLLIVSPPSNKGYIFDLAPGQSMVEYLLGRGYDVFNLDWAPPRRDEAHLAITDYVDRFIPDALAKIAEITGENDVSLAGYCMGGTLATIHASLYPGTGVKNLLLFATPVDFTHMHLFQKWADKRHFDIDEVVDRLGIIPPELMLGAFDLARPANRAAGKMTLWTNMWNDEFVRSYRMFDRWAAETLPVPGEYFREQIKLLMWENALASGTLEIAGRKADLANIAGPILNIVAQHDHIVSLEATQPLKDLTSTSDYEEIISKGGHVSLVAGPAALRRLWPLIDEWLGKRSV; encoded by the coding sequence ATGAGCGAAACCGACCAGCTCACCACAGAAGCCATCGCCGAGCGCGTCCGCCGCGATGTCGACCGGGCGCTCAAGCGCAACATCAAGGGCCTGGACTTCCTCACCGCGCCCCGCGCCGAAGTGGGCGCAATGGCCAAGGACCTGATCCACCGCGAAGGCACCGCGCTGCTCTATCGCTACCGCCCCGTGGTCGATGAAATCTACCGCCTGCCGCTGCTGATCGTCTCGCCCCCATCGAACAAGGGATACATCTTCGATCTCGCGCCGGGCCAGTCGATGGTCGAATACCTGCTCGGGCGCGGGTATGACGTGTTCAATCTCGATTGGGCGCCGCCCCGCCGCGATGAAGCGCACCTTGCGATCACCGATTATGTCGACCGCTTCATCCCCGATGCCCTGGCCAAGATCGCCGAGATCACCGGCGAAAATGACGTGTCGCTTGCAGGCTACTGCATGGGCGGCACGCTCGCCACGATCCACGCGAGCCTTTATCCCGGAACCGGTGTGAAGAACCTGCTGCTCTTCGCCACGCCGGTTGATTTCACCCACATGCACTTGTTCCAGAAATGGGCGGACAAGCGCCATTTCGATATCGATGAGGTCGTCGACCGGCTCGGCATCATCCCGCCCGAACTGATGCTCGGCGCGTTCGATCTTGCCCGCCCCGCCAACCGCGCAGCCGGCAAGATGACGCTGTGGACCAACATGTGGAACGATGAATTCGTCCGCTCCTACCGCATGTTCGATCGCTGGGCGGCTGAAACCCTGCCGGTGCCGGGCGAATATTTCCGCGAGCAGATCAAGCTGCTGATGTGGGAGAACGCGCTCGCTTCCGGCACGCTCGAAATCGCCGGGCGCAAGGCCGATCTTGCCAATATCGCAGGGCCGATCCTCAACATCGTCGCCCAGCACGATCATATCGTCAGCCTTGAAGCGACCCAGCCGCTGAAAGACCTGACCTCGACTTCCGATTACGAGGAAATCATCTCGAAGGGCGGCCACGTCAGCCTCGTGGCCGGTCCTGCAGCGCTGCGCCGCCTGTGGCCGCTGATCGACGAATGGCTTGGCAAAAGGTCCGTGTGA
- a CDS encoding GNAT family N-acetyltransferase, with amino-acid sequence MSDTPQYPRTVAAGKRTITLRLLERADADALLAFARALPAHDLLFLMRDIRNPKVIAAWIDQVERGLIRSLVAHDGNRMVGCTALARDELSWSPHVADIRMLISTEMRGTGFGRVLAQECLAMAMADGVSKLTVRITPDQGAALKVFEDLGFLPEALLRDHVRDASGELHDIAIMALDLDRQGGMKSAYGMG; translated from the coding sequence ATGTCCGATACCCCCCAATATCCCCGCACCGTTGCCGCAGGCAAGCGCACGATCACCCTGCGCCTGCTCGAACGCGCCGACGCCGATGCGCTGCTCGCCTTTGCCCGGGCCCTGCCCGCGCACGATCTGCTGTTCCTGATGCGCGACATCCGCAATCCCAAGGTCATCGCCGCATGGATCGACCAGGTCGAACGCGGGCTGATCCGCAGCCTTGTCGCGCACGACGGCAACCGCATGGTCGGCTGCACCGCGCTCGCCCGCGATGAACTGAGCTGGTCGCCTCATGTCGCCGATATCCGCATGCTGATCTCCACCGAGATGCGCGGCACCGGCTTTGGCCGCGTGCTGGCGCAGGAATGTCTGGCCATGGCCATGGCCGACGGCGTCTCCAAGCTGACCGTGCGGATCACCCCCGATCAGGGCGCCGCGCTCAAGGTGTTCGAAGATCTCGGCTTCCTCCCCGAAGCGCTGCTGCGCGATCACGTCCGCGATGCTTCGGGCGAATTGCACGACATTGCGATCATGGCGCTGGACCTCGACCGGCAAGGCGGGATGAAGTCGGCTTACGGCATGGGCTGA
- a CDS encoding aldehyde dehydrogenase family protein: protein MTQPQPTAADLSGEIARVFALQQENQWKVKATNADQRKAKLAKLKAVVEAHTDDIIAAVLEDTRKPVGEIRVTEVLNVLGNIQRNIDNLDAWMAPTEVASSSNPDDRAQIIYEARGVCLILGPWNFPLGLALGPVAAAVAAGNCCIVKLTDLCPATAKVGAKIIAEAFDENEVALFEGDVSVASALLDLPFSHIFFTGSTRVGKIVMAAAAKHLASVTLELGGKSPVIVDEGADIAKVAAQLAGAKQFNGGQACISPDYVFIREDQKAALVEGFKTSVAANLYDDGKIKKEAIAQVVNPANFARVKALFDDAVEKGATVAAGGVLEADDLTIHPTMLTDVTPQMKILQEEIFAPVIPVMTYDSLDQAIGYIQARDKPLALYVYSSDEANVARVLNETSSGGVTVNGVFSHYLENNLPFGGVNASGTGSYHGYFGFKAFSHERAVYMHK from the coding sequence ATGACCCAGCCCCAGCCGACCGCCGCCGACCTCTCCGGCGAAATCGCCCGCGTCTTCGCGCTCCAGCAGGAAAACCAGTGGAAGGTGAAGGCCACCAACGCCGATCAGCGCAAGGCCAAGCTGGCCAAGCTGAAAGCCGTGGTCGAGGCCCATACCGACGACATCATCGCCGCCGTCCTTGAAGACACGCGCAAGCCGGTGGGCGAAATCCGCGTGACCGAGGTGCTCAACGTGCTCGGCAATATCCAGCGCAACATCGACAATCTCGATGCCTGGATGGCCCCCACCGAAGTCGCCTCGTCGAGCAATCCCGACGACCGCGCCCAGATCATCTACGAAGCGCGCGGCGTCTGCCTGATCCTCGGCCCATGGAATTTCCCGCTCGGCCTCGCGCTTGGCCCGGTGGCCGCAGCGGTGGCGGCGGGCAACTGCTGCATCGTCAAGCTGACCGACCTGTGCCCCGCCACCGCCAAAGTCGGTGCAAAAATCATCGCCGAAGCCTTCGATGAAAACGAGGTTGCGCTGTTCGAAGGCGACGTGTCGGTCGCGTCGGCACTGCTCGACCTTCCTTTCAGCCACATTTTCTTCACCGGCAGCACCCGCGTAGGCAAGATCGTCATGGCCGCCGCCGCCAAGCACCTCGCCAGTGTCACGCTCGAACTGGGCGGCAAATCGCCGGTCATCGTCGACGAAGGCGCCGACATTGCCAAGGTCGCCGCGCAGCTTGCTGGCGCCAAGCAGTTCAACGGCGGACAGGCCTGCATCAGCCCCGATTACGTCTTCATCCGCGAGGACCAGAAGGCCGCGCTGGTCGAAGGCTTCAAGACCAGCGTCGCCGCCAATCTCTATGACGACGGCAAGATCAAGAAGGAAGCGATCGCACAGGTCGTCAATCCCGCCAACTTCGCGCGCGTGAAGGCGCTGTTCGACGATGCGGTGGAGAAGGGCGCGACCGTTGCCGCCGGCGGCGTTCTCGAAGCGGATGACCTGACCATCCATCCGACGATGCTGACCGACGTCACTCCGCAGATGAAGATCCTGCAGGAGGAAATCTTCGCACCCGTCATCCCGGTGATGACCTACGACAGTCTCGACCAGGCCATCGGCTACATCCAGGCCCGCGACAAGCCGCTCGCGCTCTATGTCTACAGCTCGGACGAGGCCAATGTGGCGCGCGTGCTCAATGAAACCTCGTCAGGCGGCGTCACCGTCAACGGCGTGTTCTCGCACTATCTCGAAAACAACCTGCCGTTCGGCGGCGTGAATGCCTCGGGCACCGGCAGCTACCACGGCTACTTCGGCTTCAAGGCGTTCAGCCACGAACGCGCGGTTTACATGCACAAGTGA
- a CDS encoding methyl-accepting chemotaxis protein, with protein MFDRFVTQAPIREKFRVLSVALTAAAAINLLDVPALLLAPQFALMEVCVIAGLSIAAVMGIMALTSERICKPYVDTVLRMEALAAGDTKSPVAYTHHTDCVGRLTKAMETFRDTIEKTTDLETQQRIIDQMNHALSRLAQNDLTATLHEPFPGPYEAMRVNYNQGIASISATMDTIRSMSAHVLRGGDEINEASADLAQRNERQAANLQRASNAMNEVTAALSATATNAREANRSVTSVVSRTHEGQTIAASATTSMQDIERSSEEISRIVGLIDGIAFQTNLLALNAGVEAARAGEAGRGFAVVATEVRALAQRCADAARDIKTLVQTSSTAVAQGVTTVENTREVLVELSARMTEINTFITDVADKTGDQVSSLRDVNANVAEMDQMTQQNAAMVEETAAAARSLAEQANTLSASVGAFRTQNAEFPAPARSAPTPKAPPRAVPARTYASEGNLAVAQDWAEF; from the coding sequence ATGTTCGACCGGTTTGTCACCCAAGCGCCGATCCGCGAAAAGTTTCGCGTCCTGTCCGTCGCGCTCACCGCTGCCGCCGCGATCAATCTGCTCGATGTGCCGGCACTCCTGCTCGCCCCGCAATTTGCGCTGATGGAAGTCTGCGTCATCGCCGGGCTTTCGATTGCCGCCGTCATGGGCATCATGGCGCTCACCAGCGAGCGGATCTGCAAGCCCTACGTGGATACCGTGCTGCGCATGGAAGCGCTCGCCGCTGGCGACACGAAAAGCCCTGTCGCCTACACCCACCACACCGATTGCGTTGGCCGGCTGACCAAGGCGATGGAGACGTTCCGCGATACCATCGAGAAAACCACCGACCTTGAAACGCAGCAGCGCATCATCGACCAGATGAACCACGCGCTGTCGCGGCTTGCCCAGAACGATCTGACGGCAACCCTGCACGAGCCGTTCCCCGGCCCTTACGAGGCTATGCGGGTCAACTACAATCAGGGCATCGCCAGCATTTCGGCGACGATGGACACGATCCGCTCGATGTCGGCCCATGTCCTGCGCGGCGGTGACGAGATCAACGAAGCCTCGGCCGACCTTGCCCAGCGCAACGAACGCCAGGCCGCCAACCTGCAGCGCGCCTCCAACGCGATGAACGAAGTCACGGCCGCACTTTCGGCCACTGCAACGAATGCGCGCGAGGCCAACCGCTCGGTCACCAGCGTCGTCAGCCGCACACACGAAGGCCAGACCATCGCGGCATCGGCGACCACCTCGATGCAGGACATCGAACGTTCGTCCGAGGAGATATCGCGGATCGTCGGGCTGATCGATGGCATCGCCTTCCAGACCAACCTGCTCGCGCTGAACGCCGGGGTCGAGGCGGCGCGTGCAGGTGAAGCCGGGCGCGGGTTCGCGGTCGTAGCCACTGAAGTGCGTGCACTCGCCCAGCGCTGCGCAGATGCCGCGCGAGACATCAAGACACTTGTCCAGACCAGTTCCACCGCAGTTGCCCAAGGCGTGACCACGGTCGAGAACACCCGCGAAGTGCTGGTTGAACTGTCGGCGCGCATGACCGAGATCAACACCTTCATCACCGACGTGGCCGACAAGACCGGCGATCAGGTTTCCAGCCTGCGCGATGTCAACGCCAATGTCGCCGAGATGGACCAGATGACCCAGCAGAATGCCGCCATGGTCGAGGAAACCGCCGCCGCCGCGCGCAGCCTTGCCGAGCAGGCCAATACGCTGTCCGCCAGCGTCGGCGCATTCCGCACGCAAAATGCCGAGTTTCCAGCACCGGCCCGCAGCGCCCCCACTCCGAAGGCTCCGCCTCGTGCCGTCCCCGCGCGGACTTATGCCAGCGAGGGCAACCTTGCCGTCGCGCAGGACTGGGCGGAATTCTGA
- a CDS encoding acyl-CoA dehydrogenase family protein, with protein MNFDLNEDEEMLKALAERFVDDHYSDLDHRRGYLAGADGYSPEMWALLAELGLVAAPLGFESGGMALDATAIATVFEALGRGLVVEPLTENVMVAARLLERIAPEDVQESWMEALAMGSRRIALAHAEHGARGGRTFVATTADGIGALTGAKTCVPAGAGVAAYIVSARESGAPTDAAGVAFYLVDAAAPGLAINPWRMADGSVAVSLTLDAVPAMRLGGSLDDLAQNDLLASLARSAEALGIMQRLFDATLDYLRTRQQFGTTLGSFQAIQHRMSAQYAVIEQARALLNLAIVRQGSDGFASAVHGLRAFLAPASVELGHEMIQFHGGMGVTDELFIGHGHKRLLVLSRWPDEPQVALDRFAGVA; from the coding sequence GTGAATTTCGACCTGAACGAAGACGAAGAGATGCTGAAGGCGCTGGCCGAGCGCTTCGTCGACGATCATTACAGCGATCTCGACCATCGCCGGGGCTACCTGGCGGGGGCGGACGGCTATTCTCCGGAAATGTGGGCGCTGCTGGCGGAACTGGGGCTTGTCGCCGCACCGCTCGGTTTCGAGAGCGGCGGGATGGCGCTTGACGCAACGGCCATTGCCACCGTGTTCGAAGCGCTTGGGCGCGGGTTGGTGGTCGAGCCTCTGACCGAGAACGTGATGGTCGCCGCGCGCCTGCTGGAGCGCATCGCGCCCGAGGACGTGCAGGAAAGCTGGATGGAAGCGCTGGCGATGGGCAGCCGCCGCATCGCGCTGGCCCATGCCGAACATGGAGCACGCGGTGGACGCACTTTCGTGGCGACCACGGCGGACGGGATTGGCGCGCTGACTGGCGCCAAGACATGCGTGCCTGCGGGCGCAGGCGTTGCCGCCTATATCGTCAGCGCGCGTGAGAGCGGCGCGCCGACCGATGCCGCGGGCGTGGCATTTTATCTCGTCGATGCCGCAGCGCCGGGCCTTGCCATCAATCCGTGGCGCATGGCCGATGGCAGCGTTGCAGTGTCCTTGACGCTGGACGCGGTTCCCGCGATGCGGCTGGGCGGATCGCTGGACGATCTGGCGCAGAACGACTTGCTGGCATCGCTGGCACGATCGGCCGAGGCGCTGGGGATCATGCAGCGCCTGTTCGATGCGACGCTCGATTATCTGCGCACGCGGCAGCAGTTCGGCACGACGCTGGGAAGCTTCCAGGCAATTCAGCACCGCATGTCGGCGCAGTATGCCGTGATCGAACAGGCCCGCGCGCTGCTCAATCTGGCAATCGTGCGGCAGGGGTCTGACGGCTTTGCCAGCGCGGTCCACGGCCTGCGCGCTTTCCTTGCGCCTGCCAGCGTCGAACTGGGGCACGAGATGATCCAGTTCCACGGCGGCATGGGCGTGACCGACGAACTGTTCATCGGCCACGGCCACAAGCGTCTGCTGGTGCTGTCACGCTGGCCGGACGAACCGCAAGTGGCGCTCGACCGGTTTGCCGGGGTAGCCTGA
- a CDS encoding LuxR C-terminal-related transcriptional regulator has product MQLSVESIDAVRISGPQDVRRAAEELHKIAMAAGVRPAPAHDIADKRTPVDADGNILARDVFGWNDEKVWWRNSRIALDSPLTSACRFESEPFWANASGFHTRQPNHYLTAIDLTNFETRAMTRAAIVVPVHLPFGQIGAVSFNPLDQDLTELDDLFLEIGDALGIYSRTFIASYVHAMGSAQALPSGSRLSKREVECLRWAAIGKTDLEISMIMSRSRATVRFHIHNASMKLNAVNRSQTVFKAAQLGYISLAT; this is encoded by the coding sequence GTGCAGCTTTCGGTCGAATCCATCGACGCTGTCCGGATCAGCGGTCCGCAGGACGTGCGCCGCGCGGCTGAGGAATTGCACAAGATCGCCATGGCAGCAGGCGTTCGCCCCGCCCCTGCCCACGATATTGCCGACAAGCGCACACCGGTTGACGCCGACGGCAACATCCTCGCCCGCGACGTGTTCGGGTGGAACGATGAGAAGGTGTGGTGGCGCAATTCGCGCATCGCGCTCGATTCGCCGCTGACCTCGGCCTGCCGATTCGAAAGCGAGCCGTTCTGGGCCAACGCCAGCGGCTTCCACACCCGCCAGCCCAACCACTATCTCACTGCGATCGACCTCACCAACTTCGAGACTCGCGCGATGACCCGCGCCGCCATCGTCGTGCCGGTGCATCTGCCGTTCGGGCAGATCGGCGCGGTAAGCTTCAACCCGCTCGATCAGGACCTGACCGAGCTGGACGACCTGTTCCTCGAAATCGGCGACGCGCTCGGCATCTATTCGCGCACCTTCATCGCCAGCTACGTCCACGCGATGGGCTCGGCACAGGCGCTGCCCTCGGGCTCGCGCCTGTCCAAGCGCGAGGTCGAGTGCCTGCGCTGGGCGGCCATCGGCAAGACCGACCTCGAAATCTCGATGATCATGAGCCGCAGCCGCGCCACCGTGCGCTTCCACATTCACAACGCCTCGATGAAGCTGAACGCGGTCAACCGCAGCCAGACCGTCTTCAAAGCCGCGCAACTCGGCTACATTTCGCTCGCCACCTGA
- a CDS encoding FIST N-terminal domain-containing protein has protein sequence MTLQVDADDRRLVACTSRSPDPARAVAELAAEVGDRALAGALLFCSNSYSRDALARELAVQLPNVPLFGCTSAGELADRGYDTNSIVLIGFPAEIFSIESLRFDDLDHFDAQAAQGAIRQLVATERHGRSSDESLHQVALFFVDGLSHREELLTMTAQHALGDIQLIGGSGGDGLSFKDTAVLHDGAFHADAAVIVLLTSRRPLHVFCTNFYRPGPSKMVITEADPESRVVHEINAAPAAEEYLRLSGSPASVLDAHFFAAHPPIVRTGGQFHMRSIQSANDDGSLTFYCAIDTGVVLSLGEPVDRIAAMEELFAEIERKVGTIDHVIGFDCVLNRLDAEDRQQARAVSQMYVANRVFGFNTYGEQFRAAHMNQTFTGLAVGR, from the coding sequence ATGACCTTGCAGGTGGATGCAGACGACAGGAGGCTGGTGGCGTGCACTTCACGCAGCCCTGATCCTGCGCGCGCCGTCGCCGAACTTGCAGCCGAGGTCGGCGATAGAGCGCTGGCGGGCGCGCTGCTGTTCTGTTCGAACAGCTATTCGCGCGATGCACTGGCACGCGAACTTGCGGTGCAATTGCCAAACGTGCCGCTGTTTGGCTGCACCAGCGCGGGCGAACTGGCCGATCGCGGCTATGACACCAATTCCATCGTGCTGATCGGCTTTCCGGCAGAGATATTCTCGATCGAATCGCTGCGGTTCGACGATCTCGACCATTTCGATGCGCAAGCCGCGCAAGGTGCGATCCGTCAGCTGGTGGCGACCGAGCGCCACGGGCGTAGCAGTGATGAAAGCCTGCACCAGGTCGCGCTGTTCTTCGTCGACGGGCTTTCGCACCGCGAGGAATTGCTGACGATGACCGCGCAGCACGCGCTGGGCGATATCCAGCTGATCGGTGGATCGGGCGGCGACGGGCTTTCGTTCAAGGACACCGCCGTGCTGCACGACGGCGCGTTTCATGCCGATGCGGCGGTTATCGTGCTGCTGACAAGCCGCCGCCCGCTCCACGTGTTCTGCACCAATTTCTACCGCCCCGGCCCGTCCAAGATGGTGATCACCGAGGCGGACCCGGAATCGCGCGTGGTCCACGAGATCAACGCCGCGCCCGCCGCAGAGGAATACCTGCGGCTGTCGGGCAGTCCGGCGTCGGTGCTGGACGCGCACTTCTTTGCCGCGCACCCGCCGATCGTGCGCACTGGCGGGCAGTTCCACATGCGCTCGATCCAGTCAGCCAACGATGACGGGTCGCTGACATTCTATTGCGCCATCGATACCGGGGTGGTGCTGTCTTTGGGCGAGCCGGTGGACCGGATCGCCGCGATGGAGGAACTGTTTGCCGAGATCGAGCGCAAGGTCGGCACGATCGACCATGTGATCGGCTTCGACTGCGTGCTCAACCGCCTCGATGCCGAAGACCGCCAGCAGGCGCGCGCAGTCTCGCAGATGTATGTCGCCAACCGCGTCTTCGGGTTCAACACTTATGGCGAGCAGTTCCGCGCGGCGCACATGAACCAGACTTTCACCGGGCTAGCGGTCGGGCGATGA
- a CDS encoding EthD family reductase yields the protein MAQVVVNVMYNAPADPQAFEHYYAETHLPIAGRIPSVEQIVLLKGMAGPDGSAPPYYRVAQLFFADAATMGEAMGSAEGQAAVADLANFATGGVSVLVGEVV from the coding sequence ATGGCACAAGTCGTCGTCAACGTGATGTACAATGCGCCCGCCGATCCGCAGGCGTTCGAGCACTATTATGCCGAAACGCACCTGCCGATTGCGGGCAGGATTCCCTCGGTCGAGCAGATCGTGCTGCTCAAGGGCATGGCCGGGCCGGACGGTAGCGCGCCGCCTTACTACCGCGTGGCGCAGCTGTTTTTCGCCGATGCTGCCACGATGGGCGAAGCGATGGGCTCGGCTGAAGGGCAAGCCGCCGTGGCCGACCTTGCCAACTTTGCAACCGGCGGGGTCAGCGTGCTGGTGGGCGAGGTCGTTTGA
- a CDS encoding DUF779 domain-containing protein gives MTAPPRVLSTSAADEWIARLKGVNGPLMFHQSGGCCDGSAPMCFVAGEFRVGGQDVLLGHVTGDVPVWIGAAQFEYWRHTQITIDVVPGRGAGMSLEAPEGVRFVVRSRVFSDDEADALVRAGEPPRGDTYPLGGSDGAA, from the coding sequence TTGACCGCGCCGCCGCGCGTTCTTTCCACGTCCGCTGCCGATGAATGGATCGCGCGGCTCAAAGGCGTGAACGGGCCGCTGATGTTCCACCAGTCGGGGGGATGCTGCGATGGCTCTGCGCCGATGTGCTTCGTTGCGGGCGAGTTCCGCGTCGGCGGGCAGGATGTGCTGCTCGGGCATGTAACCGGTGATGTGCCGGTGTGGATCGGCGCGGCGCAGTTCGAATATTGGCGTCACACCCAGATCACTATCGACGTGGTGCCGGGACGCGGCGCGGGGATGAGCCTCGAGGCGCCCGAAGGGGTGCGCTTCGTGGTGCGCAGCCGCGTGTTCAGCGATGACGAGGCCGATGCGCTGGTGCGCGCGGGCGAGCCGCCGCGCGGCGATACTTATCCGCTTGGCGGGAGCGACGGCGCCGCATAG